Within the Thermosynechococcaceae cyanobacterium Okahandja genome, the region TGATTTACACCAGTCGCCAGGAACTAACGTTTGCGGATGCGGCAACCCGTCTTGGGTTTGGCCAGCGGGTGTCGGAGGTACTCATGGCCATTGTGCAGGGGTTACCAGCGGATCTGCGCTACCTGATCAGCAAGGGGGGGATTACCTCCAACGATGTGCTCAGTAAAGGGTTGGCTCTGCCGACGGTACGGCTGTTGGGGCAAATTTTGCCGGGGTGCTCGGTGGTGCGAACGAGTGCCGATCATCCCCGTTTTCCGGAGTTGCCCGTTGTCCTGTTTCCGGGGAATGTGGGCGATCGCCACGCCTTGGCGACTGTTTATCGGCGTCTGAGTTGTGCTAACCGCTAATTACCGATAATGGTAGCGTAGGGCATTGTTAGGGTTGTCGCTGCCATGGCCAACACCGTCATTGCTACATCGGTTCTTGAGGATTTGTTGGCACAGATCCCGCGCTTGCGATCGCAGTTGTACTTTAAGACCTCCCTCACTGCGCTATCCCACGCCATGGAAGATCAGGTTCTGGCCAGTGAGGATGCCCCGGTGATTATTGCCTGTTTTCAGCGGGAACGGTTTTATCGTCAAGAAGCCCATCGCTACCAGCGCATTGCTAGCAAATCGGATCATGTCTATGTGCTGGCCGCACCGGAAACCGAGTTTACAAACTACTCCGGCGACTACGAAACCATTGCCTTTGACCCACAGGATGCCCTCAGTCAGGAGTGGCACTTGGTGGTGCTTAGTCCAAACTACAGCGCCTGTTTAGTCTGCTGCGAGGTGCGGCGCTCGGCCACGACAAACCGACTCGATGTTCTGCCTCCTCTCGATCAGGCGCGGCGCTTTGAGGGCATTTGGACCTTTGACCGCGACGTTTCGGCCACAGCGGCAACGATGCTATTGCAGCGGATTTGCGAGTACCGCCCTGAACTCCGCCTGAAAATTAGTACCGCCTTGAGTTTGGTGAGCCAGTTTCGCACCAATGCCGGTTGCGGCAGTGACCCGGCTCCCTTTGTGGATCGCCTTGTGACCTATTTGCAGGCCGGACAGTACAAGCAAATTAAGGCCTATCGCCAAATTGCCATTCAAGAGCGCAAGGAGCGCCTCACGAATGCCATCACCACCACCATTCGCAACTCCCTGAACCCGACGGAAATTTTGACGCGGGCGGTGGCAGAATTGGGAACGGTTCTGGGGAGCGATCGCTGTCTGATCTACCGCTGTCGCAGTACCGACACTCGCGTGCGGATTGAGTACGAGTACACCACCCCGGGCACCCCCTCGCTGCAGCAGCAGTACTGGCCGGTGGCGGAGCACCCCTACACCCAGCAGGCTCTAGAGCTACAACAGGCCATTCAGGTGGATGATCTGGGGGCTGACCCCCGTTGGCAACAGCCCCAGGAGGCTAGCCGCCTCAAACCCCTACAAACGTGGGGAGTACAGGCTCTGTTACTGGCACCGGTGCTCTACCAGGGTCGTCTCTTGGGCATGGTGGAACTGCATCGGATGACCCCCCTGCCATGGCACGACATGGATGCTGAACTGGTGGGGGCGATCGCCATCCAAGTGGGGGTAGCCCTCATCCAAGCGGAAGCCTACGCGGACCTCGAGGAGCTAAACGCCCAACTCGAAGCCCTTGATCGCACCCGCAGTAACCTCATTGCCATTACCGGCCACGAACTGCGCACCCCCCTGTCCACCATTCAAATTTGCCTTGAGAGCCTTGCCAGTGAACCGGATATGGATCCAGAACTGCGACAGGTGATGCTGAGTACCGCCCTAGCGGATGCCGAGCGGATGCGCAAACTCATTCAGGACTTCCTCACCCTTTCCCAACTGGAGAGTGGCCGCATTCAGTGGCGACCGGAACCCTTACCCATTCAAGAACTGGTGGACT harbors:
- a CDS encoding DICT sensory domain-containing protein, which translates into the protein MANTVIATSVLEDLLAQIPRLRSQLYFKTSLTALSHAMEDQVLASEDAPVIIACFQRERFYRQEAHRYQRIASKSDHVYVLAAPETEFTNYSGDYETIAFDPQDALSQEWHLVVLSPNYSACLVCCEVRRSATTNRLDVLPPLDQARRFEGIWTFDRDVSATAATMLLQRICEYRPELRLKISTALSLVSQFRTNAGCGSDPAPFVDRLVTYLQAGQYKQIKAYRQIAIQERKERLTNAITTTIRNSLNPTEILTRAVAELGTVLGSDRCLIYRCRSTDTRVRIEYEYTTPGTPSLQQQYWPVAEHPYTQQALELQQAIQVDDLGADPRWQQPQEASRLKPLQTWGVQALLLAPVLYQGRLLGMVELHRMTPLPWHDMDAELVGAIAIQVGVALIQAEAYADLEELNAQLEALDRTRSNLIAITGHELRTPLSTIQICLESLASEPDMDPELRQVMLSTALADAERMRKLIQDFLTLSQLESGRIQWRPEPLPIQELVDLALSSLRTPKDQLPNISASLPQELPLVRADGEWLVEVLSKLLDNACKFTEQSGNVSIAATPRPDGLLEVTIADTGRGIEPDRLETIFDRFYQEEGALRRSAGGTGLGLAICRQIITNLGGQIWAESAGRDRGSEFHFTIPIAEPHSG